From Plodia interpunctella isolate USDA-ARS_2022_Savannah chromosome 18, ilPloInte3.2, whole genome shotgun sequence, a single genomic window includes:
- the LOC128677515 gene encoding leptin receptor gene-related protein isoform X6, translating into MTFVILACALPDYKVWWPFFVVIFYILCPIPTMLARRHTDTTGGTNSPCMEAAVFITMGFIVSSFGLPIVLARTAVITTGACCLTIAGNIIVYLTIIGFFTIFDMDDSDYTMW; encoded by the exons ATGACATTTGTTATTCTAGCATGTGCATTACCTGactataa AGTATGGTGGCCATTCTTTGTAGTAATTTTCTACATTTTGTGTCCCATACCGACTATGTTGGCGCGCCGCCACACAGACACCACGGGCGGCACAAACTCCCCTTGCATGGAGGCAGCAGTTTTCATCACCATGGGATTCATTGTCAGCTCCTTCGGACTTCCTATTGTTCTTGCAAGAACTGCTgtt ATTACAACGGGAGCCTGCTGTCTAACCATAGCTGGCAACATCATTGTCTACCTTACCATCATTGGCTTCTTCACAATCTTCGACATGGACGACTCTGACTATACCATGTGGTGA
- the LOC128677515 gene encoding leptin receptor gene-related protein isoform X4 codes for MAGIKGLVSLAFLGSIGMTFVILACALPDYKVWWPFFVVIFYILCPIPTMLARRHTDTTGGTNSPCMEAAVFITMGFIVSSFGLPIVLARTAVITTGACCLTIAGNIIVYLTIIGFFTIFDMDDSDYTMW; via the exons ATGGCTGGAATAAAAG gtTTGGTGTCTCTTGCGTTCCTCGGCTCCATTGGAATGACATTTGTTATTCTAGCATGTGCATTACCTGactataa AGTATGGTGGCCATTCTTTGTAGTAATTTTCTACATTTTGTGTCCCATACCGACTATGTTGGCGCGCCGCCACACAGACACCACGGGCGGCACAAACTCCCCTTGCATGGAGGCAGCAGTTTTCATCACCATGGGATTCATTGTCAGCTCCTTCGGACTTCCTATTGTTCTTGCAAGAACTGCTgtt ATTACAACGGGAGCCTGCTGTCTAACCATAGCTGGCAACATCATTGTCTACCTTACCATCATTGGCTTCTTCACAATCTTCGACATGGACGACTCTGACTATACCATGTGGTGA
- the LOC128677515 gene encoding leptin receptor gene-related protein isoform X5, which produces MKLIICLVSLAFLGSIGMTFVILACALPDYKVWWPFFVVIFYILCPIPTMLARRHTDTTGGTNSPCMEAAVFITMGFIVSSFGLPIVLARTAVITTGACCLTIAGNIIVYLTIIGFFTIFDMDDSDYTMW; this is translated from the exons atgaaattaattatatg tTTGGTGTCTCTTGCGTTCCTCGGCTCCATTGGAATGACATTTGTTATTCTAGCATGTGCATTACCTGactataa AGTATGGTGGCCATTCTTTGTAGTAATTTTCTACATTTTGTGTCCCATACCGACTATGTTGGCGCGCCGCCACACAGACACCACGGGCGGCACAAACTCCCCTTGCATGGAGGCAGCAGTTTTCATCACCATGGGATTCATTGTCAGCTCCTTCGGACTTCCTATTGTTCTTGCAAGAACTGCTgtt ATTACAACGGGAGCCTGCTGTCTAACCATAGCTGGCAACATCATTGTCTACCTTACCATCATTGGCTTCTTCACAATCTTCGACATGGACGACTCTGACTATACCATGTGGTGA
- the LOC128677515 gene encoding leptin receptor gene-related protein isoform X3, which yields MYENQINLVSLAFLGSIGMTFVILACALPDYKVWWPFFVVIFYILCPIPTMLARRHTDTTGGTNSPCMEAAVFITMGFIVSSFGLPIVLARTAVITTGACCLTIAGNIIVYLTIIGFFTIFDMDDSDYTMW from the exons atgtatgaaaatcaaataaa tTTGGTGTCTCTTGCGTTCCTCGGCTCCATTGGAATGACATTTGTTATTCTAGCATGTGCATTACCTGactataa AGTATGGTGGCCATTCTTTGTAGTAATTTTCTACATTTTGTGTCCCATACCGACTATGTTGGCGCGCCGCCACACAGACACCACGGGCGGCACAAACTCCCCTTGCATGGAGGCAGCAGTTTTCATCACCATGGGATTCATTGTCAGCTCCTTCGGACTTCCTATTGTTCTTGCAAGAACTGCTgtt ATTACAACGGGAGCCTGCTGTCTAACCATAGCTGGCAACATCATTGTCTACCTTACCATCATTGGCTTCTTCACAATCTTCGACATGGACGACTCTGACTATACCATGTGGTGA
- the Arp3 gene encoding actin-related protein 3 — protein MDHLPACIIDVGTGYTKLGFAGNKEPQFIIPSAIAIKETAKVGDQSTRRMTKAVEDLDFFIGDEAFDATGYSVKYPVRHGLVEDWDLMERYIEQCIFKYLRAEPEDHHFLLTEPPLNTPENREYLAEIMFESFNVPGLYIAVQAMLALAASWKSRAPAQRTFTGIVVDSGDGVTHIVPVAEGYVIGSCIKHIPVAGRNITSFIQSLLREREVGIPPEQSLETAKAIKERYSYICPDIAKEFAKYDSDPAKWMKKYTGINAITKNPFTVDVGYERFLGPEIFFHPEFSNPDFTVPLNEMVDEVIQSCPIDVRRGLYGNIVLSGGSTMFRDFGRRLQRDIKRTVDARLKMSTMLSEGRITPTPIDVQVISHYMQRYAVWFGGSMLGSTPEFYQVCHTKQAYMEYGPSICRHNPVFGTMT, from the coding sequence ATGGATCATCTACCGGCCTGTATTATAGACGTCGGCACTGGCTACACAAAGTTGGGGTTTGCCGGCAATAAAGAACCGCAGTTCATCATACCATCAGCCATTGCCATAAAAGAAACTGCGAAAGTAGGCGATCAGAGCACACGGCGTATGACTAAAGCTGTTGAAGATTTAGATTTCTTCATTGGGGACGAAGCGTTCGACGCCACCGGGTATTCTGTAAAATATCCCGTACGACATGGGCTAGTTGAAGACTGGGACCTAATGGAGAGGTACATAGAGCAATgtatctttaaatatttgaggGCTGAGCCTGAAGACCATCACTTCCTGCTTACTGAACCCCCTCTGAATACACCCGAAAACAGAGAGTATTTAGCTGAGATTATGTTTGAGTCATTTAATGTGCCAGGCCTGTACATAGCTGTGCAAGCTATGTTGGCGCTTGCTGCATCGTGGAAGTCGCGCGCTCCTGCACAACGCACTTTTACAGGAATTGTAGTTGACAGTGGAGATGGTGTAACTCATATTGTGCCTGTAGCTGAAGGTTATGTTATTGGATCATGTATCAAACACATTCCTGTAGCTGGCAGAAATATCACCTCTTTTATTCAGTCGCTTCTTCGAGAACGTGAGGTAGGTATTCCTCCAGAACAAAGCTTAGAGACAGCAAAGGCAATCAAAGAGAGATACAGTTATATTTGTCCTGATATTGCAAAGGAGTTTGCTAAATATGATTCTGATCCCGCCAAATGGATGAAGAAGTATACAGGAATAAATGCTATAACTAAAAATCCATTTACAGTTGATGTTGGCTATGAAAGATTCTTAGGACCTGAGATATTCTTCCATCCAGAGTTCTCAAACCCAGATTTCACAGTGCCTTTGAATGAAATGGTAGATGAAGTAATACAATCCTGCCCGATTGATGTGCGAAGAGGGCTTTATggaaacattgttttatcaGGAGGCTCTACAATGTTCCGCGACTTCGGGAGAAGACTACAAAGGGATATAAAGAGGACAGTCGATGCAAGATTGAAAATGTCCACTATGCTTTCGGAAGGTCGTATTACTCCTACACCAATTGATGTGCAGGTGATTTCACATTACATGCAGCGCTATGCTGTCTGGTTCGGAGGAAGTATGCTGGGTTCCACCCCTGAGTTTTATCAAGTATGTCATACTAAACAAGCATACATGGAGTATGGACCTAGCATCTGCAGGCACAACCCTGTTTTTGGTACCATGacataa